A single genomic interval of Pueribacillus theae harbors:
- a CDS encoding carboxymuconolactone decarboxylase family protein, whose protein sequence is MEMNDNESVNYFDQSITDFKQGSSRLSNRLPEITQGYFDFTEACFREGAISKKHKQLTALSISIYAQDEYCIIYHTKGAVDHGATEEELMEAIAISAALGGGTAFSQGVTLAMDTFDHYNQTST, encoded by the coding sequence ATGGAAATGAATGACAATGAAAGTGTAAATTATTTTGACCAATCAATTACTGATTTTAAACAAGGGAGTAGTCGATTAAGCAACCGATTGCCAGAAATTACTCAAGGATACTTTGATTTTACTGAAGCATGTTTTCGAGAAGGGGCAATTAGTAAAAAACATAAACAACTAACTGCACTTAGTATAAGTATTTATGCACAGGACGAATATTGCATTATCTATCATACAAAAGGTGCCGTGGATCACGGAGCCACCGAGGAAGAATTGATGGAGGCAATTGCAATTAGTGCAGCTTTAGGCGGTGGTACGGCATTCTCCCAAGGTGTAACACTTGCAATGGATACATTTGATCATTACAACCAAACTTCCACATAA
- a CDS encoding ABC transporter permease has product MTSIVWAQFAKDKRNPLVVLLFIIGSILATLLFGGGVHSPTKVAIFSEEENASEIEKKWEELLNVDDSFRFVIVDPDQAREDVREGKVDVAVKLMELDYRLVATSELPSVSYVQQHVEKVFQREAQIRAITKSEGNENIRNEIESYLSDAPFQIEFQGLDSEEIPNYNMSTQLLFAFTFLISMFIVGFKVNNVTHDKVSGIWNRLILSPISKTSMYFGYILYSFLIALFQIVVVLIVFKYVMNYEVGDNLLMIILISAFFTFSMISIAMLITGFVKTPEQFYAIYPSLIPLIPLISGAYMMPGTITNPVLLFIADLFPMAHAMDAILSVIFYDAGLQEVMMPLMVMLLIGVVAMGIGINLIERRSN; this is encoded by the coding sequence GTGACTTCAATAGTATGGGCACAATTTGCTAAAGATAAACGAAACCCGTTAGTTGTTCTATTATTTATTATTGGAAGTATTCTCGCTACCCTTTTATTCGGTGGAGGTGTTCATTCACCGACAAAGGTTGCTATTTTTAGTGAGGAAGAAAATGCCTCGGAAATCGAGAAAAAGTGGGAAGAGTTGTTGAATGTTGATGATTCCTTTCGCTTTGTAATAGTCGATCCGGACCAAGCCCGTGAAGATGTAAGGGAGGGGAAGGTCGATGTAGCAGTAAAGTTGATGGAGTTGGACTACAGATTAGTCGCAACGAGTGAACTTCCGAGTGTGTCTTATGTTCAGCAGCATGTTGAAAAAGTATTTCAACGAGAGGCACAAATTCGTGCGATTACCAAATCAGAAGGAAATGAAAATATTCGGAATGAAATCGAGAGCTATCTATCCGATGCCCCTTTTCAGATCGAGTTTCAAGGGCTTGACAGTGAAGAGATTCCTAATTATAACATGAGTACTCAATTATTGTTTGCTTTTACTTTTTTGATTTCAATGTTTATTGTTGGTTTTAAGGTTAACAATGTGACACATGACAAGGTTTCTGGTATTTGGAATCGGTTGATTCTGTCACCGATCAGTAAAACGAGTATGTATTTCGGTTATATCTTATATAGCTTTTTGATCGCTCTGTTTCAAATTGTTGTTGTGCTGATCGTATTTAAGTATGTGATGAATTATGAGGTTGGAGATAATCTGTTGATGATTATTTTGATTTCTGCGTTCTTTACATTTAGCATGATTAGCATTGCTATGTTAATTACCGGTTTTGTGAAGACACCAGAGCAATTTTATGCTATTTATCCATCATTGATTCCGCTTATTCCACTTATTAGCGGAGCCTATATGATGCCAGGGACGATTACGAATCCTGTGTTACTCTTTATTGCTGATTTATTTCCAATGGCACATGCCATGGATGCCATTTTATCTGTCATTTTCTATGATGCCGGCTTGCAAGAGGTCATGATGCCGCTAATGGTGATGTTGTTGATTGGAGTAGTGGCCATGGGTATAGGGATTAACCTTATCGAGCGCAGAAGTAATTAG
- a CDS encoding ABC transporter permease, with protein MRSFIKKDLLIFWRDRKELITVLVLPIILVVVLNFAFAGLFGNEKELSMDLQLAVVNQDDETKAMAQLKEKLVKEASLGEEEALKLVEQASVVRPVQMLLDYLGSEDVKEWVTVHKLEGAEAVDKVEDGDLDAILVIPDGFTADSLYAAFTGESSTISLKYKMEKETNNNSTLYNIIHGFIDNMNYQFALQKIDGASEAEVTLPEGGFEEVGTGESFTLTQYFTIAMGALFALFLAATVATKTGVEIRQQVFNRILLANSNPMLFLIGKMVSTFCLAWLQIMFVFILSHFILDVFPGRSMAFWSGIVGVVTLLSLSIAGLAAVFTTISLRMTNIDAANGIFMLIILLFGVIGGNFVPIYVLPDWLQQIGEWTPNGLSLVMLTEWIQFRELSSLVMPSVLLIGFFLLCTVIALALYPNRGKA; from the coding sequence ATGCGAAGCTTTATAAAAAAGGATTTGTTAATATTTTGGCGTGATCGGAAAGAGCTTATTACGGTACTTGTGCTTCCCATCATTTTAGTAGTTGTGTTAAATTTTGCTTTTGCTGGATTGTTTGGCAACGAAAAAGAGTTGTCTATGGATTTACAATTAGCCGTCGTGAATCAGGATGACGAAACAAAGGCAATGGCACAATTGAAGGAAAAATTGGTTAAGGAAGCTTCATTAGGAGAAGAGGAAGCGCTAAAGCTAGTTGAACAAGCAAGTGTTGTACGTCCTGTTCAAATGTTATTAGACTATCTTGGCAGTGAGGATGTAAAGGAATGGGTAACAGTTCACAAGCTTGAAGGAGCAGAGGCAGTGGACAAAGTTGAAGATGGCGATCTAGACGCCATCCTTGTTATACCTGATGGTTTTACTGCTGATAGCTTATATGCTGCTTTTACAGGAGAATCTTCTACGATCTCGTTGAAATATAAGATGGAAAAAGAAACGAATAACAATAGTACGTTATACAATATCATTCACGGCTTCATTGATAATATGAATTATCAGTTTGCACTACAGAAAATAGACGGTGCCTCGGAGGCAGAAGTGACGCTTCCAGAAGGAGGCTTTGAGGAAGTAGGAACGGGGGAAAGCTTTACGTTAACCCAATATTTTACGATTGCGATGGGAGCATTGTTTGCCTTATTCTTAGCGGCTACGGTCGCAACTAAAACAGGAGTCGAAATTAGGCAACAGGTGTTCAATCGAATCTTATTAGCGAATAGTAATCCAATGCTTTTTTTAATAGGGAAAATGGTGTCAACGTTTTGCTTAGCTTGGTTACAAATTATGTTTGTATTTATATTATCTCACTTCATCTTAGATGTATTTCCTGGTCGTTCCATGGCCTTTTGGTCTGGCATTGTGGGAGTTGTTACCTTACTTTCGCTATCGATTGCCGGATTAGCTGCTGTTTTTACCACCATTTCCCTGAGAATGACGAATATTGATGCGGCAAATGGGATTTTTATGTTAATTATTTTACTGTTTGGTGTGATCGGAGGAAACTTTGTTCCTATTTATGTATTACCTGATTGGCTGCAACAAATTGGAGAGTGGACACCAAACGGTCTATCTTTAGTGATGTTAACAGAGTGGATCCAATTTAGGGAGTTATCCTCCTTAGTCATGCCAAGCGTCTTATTGATCGGTTTCTTTTTATTATGTACCGTGATTGCTTTAGCCTTGTATCCGAATAGGGGGAAAGCGTAG
- a CDS encoding ABC transporter ATP-binding protein, producing the protein MLEAIRLSKFFKGKKAVQDVNLYLDNGESVGLLGPNGAGKSTTISMISTLLKPTSGEIKLNGVNTIEKPGEIRKILGVVPQELALYQELSAYENLKFFGSIYKMKGKELEKSIRKVLEIVGLEDRQKDVVKTFSGGMKRRLNIAAALLHQPQILILDEPTVGIDPQSRNHILETVRRLNEKDGTTILYTSHYMEEVEQLCDRVYIMDHGEIIAAGTKAELLSILSTEDTIKLELSRMDEAFAEHVKTIDGIRKVEASHLQMKIIAKKGSNLISELVHLADQHHMQIINFHTETPSLEDVFLHLTGRTLRN; encoded by the coding sequence ATGCTTGAAGCAATACGTTTAAGCAAATTTTTCAAAGGAAAAAAGGCAGTGCAAGATGTCAATTTATATTTGGACAATGGAGAATCCGTTGGTTTATTAGGGCCTAATGGGGCCGGGAAATCTACGACGATTTCAATGATTTCAACTTTGTTAAAGCCGACAAGCGGTGAAATAAAGTTGAATGGTGTAAATACGATTGAAAAACCGGGAGAAATTAGAAAAATTTTAGGTGTCGTACCGCAGGAATTAGCGCTTTATCAGGAGCTTTCAGCCTATGAAAACCTTAAATTTTTTGGATCCATTTATAAAATGAAAGGAAAGGAACTAGAAAAAAGCATTAGAAAAGTATTGGAAATTGTAGGATTAGAAGATCGCCAAAAGGATGTAGTGAAAACTTTTTCTGGCGGCATGAAGCGTAGGCTCAACATTGCGGCAGCATTATTACATCAGCCGCAAATTCTCATTTTAGATGAGCCAACCGTTGGCATTGACCCGCAATCAAGAAATCATATCTTGGAAACGGTACGAAGATTAAATGAAAAAGATGGGACGACGATCTTATACACAAGTCATTACATGGAGGAAGTTGAACAACTCTGTGATCGAGTATACATTATGGACCATGGCGAAATTATTGCAGCAGGTACAAAAGCTGAATTACTTAGCATTTTATCGACTGAGGATACGATAAAACTAGAGTTAAGCAGGATGGACGAAGCTTTTGCCGAGCATGTAAAGACGATAGACGGTATTCGTAAAGTAGAGGCTTCTCATTTACAAATGAAGATCATTGCAAAAAAAGGCAGCAATTTGATCAGTGAGCTTGTCCATCTTGCCGATCAGCATCATATGCAAATCATTAATTTTCATACAGAGACTCCTAGTTTGGAGGACGTATTTCTTCATTTGACTGGACGGACGTTACGGAATTGA
- a CDS encoding response regulator transcription factor, giving the protein MIKVLLAEDQVMVRQGLKAMIETDEEIEVTGEADNGREAVRLCDKQLFDVAILDIRMPEMDGIEAAKILRSRFPHMKILMLTTFDDNQYVMDALKLGVSGYMLKNGDTASLIRSIKSAIGGGLSLEDQVAAKVMPVLLQNQVEESIDPTLTPRERAILKCIGEGLNNKEAAERLGLSVGTVKNQTSHILDKLELRDRTQLAIYAIRHRLI; this is encoded by the coding sequence ATGATTAAAGTGCTGCTGGCAGAAGATCAAGTAATGGTGCGCCAAGGTTTAAAGGCGATGATCGAAACGGATGAAGAAATTGAAGTAACGGGAGAAGCTGACAATGGCAGGGAAGCGGTCCGTTTATGCGATAAACAGCTTTTTGATGTGGCGATTTTAGATATACGTATGCCTGAAATGGATGGAATTGAAGCGGCTAAGATTTTACGCTCGCGTTTTCCTCATATGAAAATTCTAATGCTGACTACTTTTGATGATAATCAATATGTGATGGACGCCCTAAAACTGGGTGTTAGTGGTTATATGTTGAAAAATGGGGATACAGCGTCACTGATACGTTCGATTAAAAGTGCAATAGGTGGTGGCCTCTCATTGGAGGATCAGGTTGCGGCAAAGGTGATGCCTGTATTACTTCAAAATCAAGTAGAGGAGTCCATTGATCCGACGTTAACACCAAGGGAAAGAGCGATTTTAAAGTGTATTGGAGAAGGATTGAACAATAAGGAAGCAGCGGAACGATTAGGCTTGTCAGTGGGCACGGTTAAGAATCAAACGAGTCACATTTTAGATAAATTGGAATTAAGGGATCGAACACAGTTAGCGATTTATGCAATTCGCCACCGTTTGATATAA
- a CDS encoding sensor histidine kinase has protein sequence MKKTYFIWLAIHCVVWALAFLGFPPSLNEGRLASICLFFIILFILPLFTEKLMVQSILFCIQALATIVIFYPLDQVFNPYVLLIQALIIAEAVFYLSRLKSLVVIGVQLGSMTWIITESSLTASQLAWCGLFYLLLVSAMLHYQAIRKREIDTRKKNDALLDEYRKMKRQLLTEEEQARQDERMLIGHEIHDSVGHKLTALIMQFEAFRLTAAEKDKEKIKNLKALAEQSLKETRRAVRSFKEREVGGLQGVIRLIRKLEMESFMKINFSVKHGAFAAPLTGEQSFAIYRAVQEALTNIMKHSSTREAQVMFESPGGSIFRFEVINLTAPDPFFQEGYGLKAMRNRLEKVGGSLEIHHDERQFVVRGSMRLIERSEPYD, from the coding sequence ATGAAAAAAACGTATTTTATTTGGCTTGCTATCCACTGTGTTGTATGGGCATTAGCCTTTTTAGGCTTTCCACCGAGCTTAAACGAAGGACGCCTAGCGAGTATTTGCTTATTTTTCATTATATTGTTTATTCTTCCGCTTTTTACAGAAAAACTTATGGTACAAAGCATATTATTCTGTATACAAGCACTGGCAACAATAGTTATCTTTTATCCTTTAGACCAAGTGTTTAATCCATATGTATTGTTAATACAAGCATTAATAATCGCCGAAGCTGTTTTTTACCTTTCTCGGTTGAAAAGTTTGGTTGTGATTGGTGTTCAGCTAGGAAGTATGACGTGGATCATCACGGAATCATCCCTTACTGCCTCACAATTGGCTTGGTGTGGACTTTTTTATCTTTTATTAGTGAGCGCAATGCTGCATTACCAAGCCATACGTAAACGGGAAATAGATACACGAAAAAAGAATGATGCCTTGCTAGATGAATACAGAAAGATGAAAAGGCAGCTTTTGACGGAGGAAGAGCAGGCAAGACAGGATGAGCGAATGTTGATTGGCCATGAAATACATGATTCTGTTGGCCATAAACTCACAGCACTAATCATGCAATTTGAGGCTTTCCGCTTAACTGCAGCTGAAAAGGACAAAGAAAAAATCAAAAATCTTAAAGCGCTTGCTGAACAAAGCTTAAAAGAAACAAGACGAGCTGTGAGATCCTTTAAGGAAAGAGAAGTAGGCGGATTACAAGGTGTTATACGATTAATTCGTAAATTAGAAATGGAAAGCTTTATGAAAATTAATTTTTCTGTTAAGCATGGAGCGTTTGCTGCACCATTAACAGGGGAGCAGTCCTTTGCGATCTATCGCGCCGTCCAAGAGGCACTGACCAATATTATGAAGCATAGCTCTACAAGAGAGGCGCAAGTGATGTTTGAATCCCCTGGCGGGAGTATTTTTCGCTTTGAAGTGATCAACCTCACAGCTCCTGATCCCTTTTTTCAAGAGGGATATGGTCTAAAGGCGATGCGCAATCGATTAGAAAAAGTAGGCGGTTCATTGGAAATCCATCATGACGAGCGCCAATTTGTAGTAAGAGGCAGTATGAGATTAATAGAAAGGAGTGAGCCGTATGATTAA
- a CDS encoding LLM class flavin-dependent oxidoreductase, translating to MAKTDLQLSILDLATIYNGESATQTLLNSTELVQLADRLGYTRYWFAEHHNTKHQMSTSPDLLSAHAAAISKNIRIGSGGIMLPNHSPLKVAENFSLLEALHPGRIDLGIGRAPGTDGLTALALRRSREAVTTYDFPEQLNELLSFFSRKFPDNHPFKDITPSPDKNLIPDIYMLGSSNGGMQFASHYGLGFVFAAHISPHLAVPMLRAYRENFKPSSFMPEPKSVLAIIVVAAETEEEAEYLAGPAELQWVRWGTGEFHLAPPTLEEASSHVYTDQEEAVRRENKGRFVIGSVENVEKKLRKLAKDAMVDEIMILNMLTEKTTRHKSYALLADAFNLSPSNNEKV from the coding sequence ATGGCAAAAACGGATTTACAATTATCCATTTTAGACTTGGCAACAATATATAATGGAGAATCAGCAACACAAACATTACTAAACTCTACGGAGCTTGTGCAGTTAGCTGATCGTCTTGGCTACACCCGCTACTGGTTTGCGGAACATCATAATACGAAGCACCAGATGAGTACTTCTCCTGATTTATTAAGTGCCCATGCAGCAGCCATTTCGAAAAACATTCGTATAGGATCTGGTGGGATCATGCTGCCGAATCACAGTCCACTTAAGGTAGCAGAGAATTTTTCTTTACTGGAAGCATTGCATCCTGGGCGAATTGACCTTGGAATTGGTCGGGCGCCTGGGACGGATGGCCTGACTGCATTGGCATTAAGGCGATCACGAGAAGCGGTGACTACTTATGATTTTCCTGAGCAATTAAATGAATTGCTTTCCTTTTTTTCGCGTAAGTTTCCTGATAATCACCCATTCAAAGATATTACTCCTTCACCGGATAAGAATTTGATACCTGATATTTATATGCTCGGGTCAAGTAATGGAGGTATGCAGTTCGCTTCACACTACGGACTTGGGTTTGTATTCGCAGCACACATTTCTCCCCATTTGGCAGTACCAATGCTGCGCGCTTATCGTGAAAACTTTAAACCTTCATCTTTTATGCCTGAACCGAAAAGCGTACTGGCCATCATTGTTGTTGCTGCTGAGACAGAGGAAGAAGCAGAATATCTGGCAGGACCAGCGGAATTACAATGGGTAAGATGGGGAACGGGAGAATTTCATCTAGCTCCTCCAACGCTTGAAGAAGCGAGTTCCCATGTCTATACAGACCAAGAGGAAGCAGTGCGACGAGAAAATAAGGGTCGCTTTGTGATAGGCAGCGTGGAGAATGTAGAGAAGAAACTAAGGAAACTTGCGAAAGATGCAATGGTTGATGAAATTATGATTTTGAATATGTTGACCGAAAAAACCACACGACATAAGTCATATGCACTTTTGGCAGACGCTTTTAATCTTTCTCCTTCAAATAATGAAAAAGTGTAG
- a CDS encoding MarR family winged helix-turn-helix transcriptional regulator, with the protein MVDDEIRELLGKICSQTRRNYSGLLRQFNIHVGQDHALCQLWMEEGITQLELSERMGCEPPTVTNMIKKLEEYGLVYRRRDSADGRVSRVYLTSEGRSLQQPVQEVWRNQQEKLLDGILPEERLLLRRLMQQMLENIS; encoded by the coding sequence ATGGTTGATGATGAGATTCGGGAACTTCTTGGTAAAATATGCTCCCAAACACGACGTAATTACTCAGGCTTGCTGCGCCAATTTAACATTCATGTTGGCCAGGATCATGCACTATGCCAGCTTTGGATGGAAGAAGGCATTACACAGTTGGAGTTAAGTGAACGCATGGGCTGTGAACCTCCCACTGTAACGAATATGATAAAGAAGCTCGAAGAATACGGTTTAGTTTATCGCAGGCGTGATAGCGCAGATGGGAGAGTAAGCAGGGTTTATTTAACATCCGAAGGCCGATCTTTGCAACAACCGGTTCAGGAAGTTTGGAGAAATCAGCAAGAGAAGCTGCTGGACGGTATCTTGCCTGAGGAACGCTTATTGCTGCGTCGTCTTATGCAACAAATGCTTGAAAATATTTCTTAA